The following proteins come from a genomic window of Corynebacterium sp. P4-C1:
- a CDS encoding PPA1309 family protein — MPQLQRPQQALNKAMMEAVEFVHAEGWDASPTLFALVPTELVADQLASLEEEADSPLTLIVQEDMPEHIQPGSDELGDYLTRLVWPEEIAGLVLAQEIMFKDTAGASADEARPARLFSGVLREEGIEQTLLQLRPTEEELEEAGPFAQDDIQLRGGPGVAPAVLGALRYSLENEEID, encoded by the coding sequence TTGCCGCAGTTACAACGCCCCCAGCAGGCTCTGAACAAGGCCATGATGGAAGCTGTGGAGTTCGTCCACGCTGAAGGCTGGGACGCCTCTCCCACGCTGTTCGCGCTGGTACCCACAGAATTGGTTGCGGACCAGCTGGCATCGCTCGAGGAAGAGGCAGATTCGCCGCTGACCTTGATCGTCCAGGAGGACATGCCGGAGCACATCCAGCCCGGCTCGGACGAGCTCGGCGACTACCTCACGCGCCTCGTGTGGCCCGAGGAGATCGCGGGGCTGGTGCTCGCCCAGGAAATCATGTTCAAAGACACCGCCGGTGCCTCCGCAGATGAGGCGCGTCCGGCGCGGCTGTTCTCAGGTGTGCTGCGCGAAGAGGGCATCGAGCAGACCTTGCTGCAGCTGCGCCCGACGGAGGAGGAGCTGGAGGAGGCCGGCCCGTTCGCACAGGACGATATCCAGCTGCGCGGCGGCCCGGGGGTGGCCCCGGCTGTGCTTGGGGCGCTGCGTTACAGCTTGGAAAATGAAGAAATAGACTAG
- a CDS encoding PDZ domain-containing protein — MALMLMVGGIPGTPVKLTVPFAAEGPGPTFNTLSEVEGTPVVEIEGGELDETSGSLDMTTVSVRTNMTMGQALSRWLVSGDTLVPIDQIMPRDMTDEQMREHNEASFVASESAATVAAMKHLGEPTKIIVHDVVEGTAAAGEIEAGDTITAVDGEEVTEPQQVQDKIRAKNPGDEVTVTYTRGEAAGKEATVELGENPEDKELPLLGITMTSEPAGDIHVTYNLKDVGGPSAGMIFSLAVIDKLSPGELNGGRNVAGTGTIAEDGSVGPIGGITHKLEAARDGGAELFLAPEKNCAEARKVDSGGMVVAKVATLDDAISAMHSFSTGEPVQTCEAD, encoded by the coding sequence ATGGCACTGATGCTGATGGTGGGGGGAATCCCGGGCACACCAGTCAAGCTGACAGTACCGTTCGCCGCGGAAGGTCCGGGCCCGACCTTCAACACTTTGTCGGAGGTGGAGGGCACCCCGGTCGTGGAGATCGAGGGCGGCGAGCTCGACGAGACGTCCGGCTCGCTCGACATGACCACTGTCTCGGTGCGCACCAACATGACGATGGGGCAGGCGCTGAGCCGCTGGCTGGTCTCCGGCGACACGCTCGTGCCCATCGACCAGATCATGCCGCGTGATATGACCGACGAGCAGATGCGCGAGCACAACGAGGCATCGTTCGTCGCCTCCGAGTCCGCCGCGACGGTCGCCGCGATGAAGCATTTGGGTGAGCCGACGAAGATCATCGTCCACGACGTAGTCGAGGGCACCGCCGCCGCCGGAGAGATCGAGGCGGGGGACACCATCACCGCCGTCGACGGGGAAGAGGTCACCGAGCCGCAGCAGGTCCAGGACAAAATCCGCGCCAAGAACCCGGGCGACGAGGTCACCGTCACCTACACGCGCGGTGAGGCGGCCGGTAAAGAAGCCACGGTGGAGCTGGGGGAGAACCCCGAAGACAAGGAGCTGCCCCTGCTGGGCATCACCATGACCTCGGAGCCGGCCGGCGACATCCACGTCACCTACAACCTTAAAGACGTCGGCGGCCCAAGCGCAGGCATGATCTTCTCTCTCGCCGTGATCGACAAACTCTCGCCCGGCGAGCTCAACGGCGGCCGCAACGTCGCGGGCACCGGCACCATCGCGGAAGACGGCAGCGTCGGCCCGATCGGCGGCATCACCCACAAGCTCGAGGCCGCGCGCGACGGCGGCGCCGAGCTCTTCCTGGCCCCCGAGAAGAATTGCGCCGAGGCACGCAAGGTGGACAGTGGCGGCATGGTCGTCGCGAAGGTGGCCACGCTTGACGACGCAATCTCCGCCATGCACTCCTTCTCCACCGGCGAACCGGTACAGACCTGCGAAGCGGACTGA
- a CDS encoding zinc-dependent metalloprotease, whose amino-acid sequence MVNGFGFSFPNHDGDDDNDRDRDRDRDRENDGRGDGNGRGGDQSNPFGQFGFAFGNGGGANFSGNLGDILGQFGEMLSGMGQQGQPGQPGQEDGKPKQDPVNYDVALRTARRGIKEPKGVTANDRTAVSESTRLANLWLDDASALPDSGARPEAWSADEWLTNTLPTWKRLVSPVAEHMDRAQLDAMPEQAREIFGPITQMLGHFNSMNFGAKLGQALGDLANQALTGNDFGLPVAPSGVIGIVPKNIEPISDQLSIPGQEVLVYISAREAARQRLFTHVPWLVERIVSSVEEYSVGLELDTSHIEEQIRNLDLESGDPAKIQEAMSGMQDMDMSPRVTSRNAAAASRLETLLALVEGWVEVVVEDALGERIPSTAALTESWARRRATGGSAEHAFNNIVGIELGTPKTNEAADLWRRATNAVGVDRRDKVWDHPDFLPTAEHLDNPAAFIDTLLDDTPDAQFDEEIAKLEEMLANETGPSEDDRPTDKDREQGNKNDRDDGDGD is encoded by the coding sequence ATGGTTAACGGATTCGGGTTTTCTTTCCCCAACCACGACGGAGACGACGACAACGATCGCGACCGTGATCGCGACCGCGACCGCGAAAATGATGGGCGCGGCGACGGCAACGGCCGCGGCGGCGACCAGTCCAACCCGTTCGGCCAGTTCGGTTTCGCCTTCGGCAACGGCGGCGGCGCGAACTTCAGCGGCAACCTGGGCGACATCCTCGGTCAATTCGGCGAAATGCTCTCCGGCATGGGCCAGCAGGGCCAACCCGGTCAGCCGGGCCAGGAAGACGGCAAGCCGAAGCAGGATCCGGTGAATTACGACGTGGCGCTGCGCACCGCGCGCCGCGGCATCAAGGAGCCGAAGGGCGTGACCGCGAACGACCGCACGGCAGTCAGCGAGTCGACCCGCCTGGCCAACCTCTGGCTGGACGACGCTTCCGCGTTGCCCGATTCGGGCGCTCGGCCGGAGGCGTGGAGCGCCGACGAATGGCTGACCAACACCTTGCCCACTTGGAAGCGCCTGGTCAGCCCTGTGGCCGAACACATGGACCGTGCCCAGCTCGACGCGATGCCGGAACAGGCCCGCGAGATCTTCGGGCCGATCACGCAGATGCTCGGCCACTTCAACTCCATGAACTTCGGCGCGAAGCTAGGCCAGGCGCTCGGTGACCTGGCCAACCAGGCTCTGACCGGCAACGACTTCGGGCTGCCCGTCGCACCGAGCGGCGTGATCGGAATTGTGCCGAAGAATATCGAGCCGATTTCGGACCAGCTGTCCATCCCCGGTCAAGAGGTGCTCGTGTACATCTCCGCCCGTGAGGCGGCACGCCAGCGCCTGTTCACGCACGTGCCGTGGCTGGTGGAGCGCATCGTCTCCTCCGTGGAGGAGTACTCGGTGGGCCTCGAGCTGGACACTTCCCACATCGAGGAGCAGATCCGCAACCTCGACTTGGAGTCCGGCGACCCGGCCAAGATCCAGGAGGCGATGAGCGGCATGCAGGACATGGACATGTCCCCGCGCGTGACCTCCCGCAACGCCGCTGCCGCGTCCCGTCTGGAAACGCTGCTGGCACTCGTGGAGGGCTGGGTCGAGGTCGTCGTGGAGGATGCACTCGGCGAGCGCATCCCCTCCACCGCGGCGCTGACCGAGTCGTGGGCGCGACGCCGCGCCACCGGCGGTTCGGCCGAACACGCATTCAACAACATCGTCGGCATTGAGCTGGGCACCCCGAAGACAAATGAGGCGGCGGATCTGTGGCGCCGCGCCACCAACGCCGTCGGCGTCGACCGCCGCGACAAGGTGTGGGACCACCCGGACTTCCTGCCTACTGCGGAGCACTTGGACAACCCGGCCGCGTTCATTGACACGCTGCTCGACGACACTCCGGATGCGCAGTTCGATGAGGAGATCGCCAAGCTCGAGGAAATGCTCGCCAACGAGACCGGCCCGAGCGAAGACGACCGCCCCACCGACAAGGACCGAGAGCAGGGCAACAAGAACGACCGAGACGACGGAGACGGCGACTAA
- a CDS encoding M48 family metallopeptidase encodes MQRPFQTTSGGGQWPPEGVEVIRSARRTRTVQARHAGDKIVVRIPARFSAAEEREAVGEILAKLSRRTTSHAVSDEDLLARAEKLNKQVLDGKANIGSVRWASNHNTQWGSCTISTGDIRISDRLRDVPDWVVDAVVVHELVHTFIPGHGPEFWEWADRVPRAERAKGYLEAYQRFGPA; translated from the coding sequence ATGCAACGTCCATTTCAAACGACATCCGGCGGCGGGCAATGGCCGCCCGAAGGCGTGGAGGTGATCCGTTCGGCGCGCAGGACACGCACGGTGCAGGCACGCCACGCGGGGGACAAGATCGTGGTGCGCATTCCCGCGCGGTTTTCCGCAGCGGAGGAACGTGAGGCCGTCGGGGAGATTCTGGCGAAACTGTCCCGGCGCACGACCTCGCACGCGGTTTCGGACGAGGACCTGCTCGCGCGCGCAGAAAAGCTGAACAAGCAGGTCCTCGACGGCAAAGCTAATATCGGTTCCGTGCGGTGGGCGAGCAACCACAACACTCAGTGGGGGTCGTGCACAATTTCAACCGGCGACATCCGGATCAGCGACCGGCTTCGCGACGTGCCCGACTGGGTCGTCGACGCCGTTGTCGTGCACGAGCTGGTGCACACTTTCATTCCTGGCCACGGGCCGGAGTTCTGGGAGTGGGCCGACCGAGTGCCCCGCGCTGAACGCGCGAAAGGCTACCTGGAGGCGTACCAGCGTTTCGGGCCGGCTTAG
- a CDS encoding ATP-dependent DNA helicase UvrD2 encodes MIDLDQLDEDQRVAATAPRGPVCILAGAGTGKTRTITYRIAHLIDQGFVVPQKVLAVTFTSRAAGEMRDRLRTMGIGGVQARTFHAAALRQLRYFWPQVAGDLPWTLIDNKFPLVARATRTVGLEPDKELVRDLLGEIEWAKASLITPEGYAGAIENSHREPPAAAEKVAAVYKRYEEAKTSPEGMALDFDDLLLHVAGALENAPAVAEEFRNQYQTFVVDEYQDVTPLQQRVLEGWLGQRDDLTVVGDANQTIYSFTGATPDYLLNFSRTYPHGTVVKLQRDYRSTPEVTDLANTVISKATGREAGTRLELQGMRDPGPEPTFASYPDEPSEARDVAAQIKKLIAAGTPAREIAVLYRINAQSAVFEQALSDAGVVYQVRGGEGFFTRPEIREAINVLVSATRRNDLPDDPVAVAKAAFAPLGLSATEPEGARQRERWQTLNALVELIADIVRTGEATDLPGVLGSLRQRAEAKQPPAVDGVTLASLHAAKGLEWDAVFLAGLVEKTLPISHAIKAGDDQIEEERRLFYVGITRAREHLHLSWSLARQEGGRASRERSRFLDGIAPQLDVEAAPERLKRSKRCRVCGNQLATPAEKSLGRHEDCEPTYNEAAFLALKQWRLEVAREAQHPPYMVFTDATLLSVVEAMPASEGELLDISGIGPAKLEQYGEDLLAVLEDYR; translated from the coding sequence GTGATCGATCTCGACCAGCTCGACGAAGACCAGCGAGTCGCCGCCACCGCGCCACGGGGGCCGGTGTGCATTCTCGCCGGCGCGGGAACCGGTAAGACCCGCACCATCACCTACCGCATTGCGCACCTGATCGACCAGGGCTTCGTCGTGCCGCAAAAGGTCCTGGCCGTCACCTTCACCTCCCGCGCGGCGGGGGAGATGCGCGACCGCCTGCGCACGATGGGCATCGGCGGTGTCCAGGCCCGCACGTTCCACGCGGCGGCACTGCGCCAGCTTCGGTATTTCTGGCCGCAGGTGGCGGGCGACCTGCCGTGGACACTGATCGACAACAAATTCCCGCTCGTCGCCCGCGCCACCCGCACCGTCGGCCTGGAACCGGACAAAGAGCTCGTGCGCGACCTCCTCGGCGAGATTGAGTGGGCCAAGGCCTCCCTGATCACACCGGAGGGCTACGCCGGCGCGATTGAGAATTCCCACCGCGAGCCGCCAGCAGCGGCGGAGAAAGTCGCGGCCGTGTACAAGCGCTACGAGGAAGCCAAGACCAGCCCGGAGGGCATGGCGCTCGATTTCGACGACTTGTTGCTGCACGTCGCCGGCGCGCTGGAGAATGCCCCGGCCGTTGCCGAGGAATTCCGCAACCAGTACCAGACCTTCGTCGTGGACGAGTACCAGGACGTCACCCCGCTGCAGCAGCGGGTGCTGGAGGGCTGGCTCGGTCAGCGCGACGACCTCACTGTGGTGGGCGACGCCAACCAGACGATTTACTCCTTCACCGGCGCGACGCCGGATTACCTGCTGAATTTCTCCCGCACGTACCCGCACGGCACCGTGGTGAAGTTGCAGCGGGACTACCGTTCCACACCCGAGGTCACCGACCTGGCCAACACCGTCATCTCCAAGGCCACGGGCAGGGAAGCGGGCACCCGCCTGGAATTGCAGGGCATGCGCGATCCAGGGCCGGAGCCGACATTCGCCTCCTACCCGGACGAGCCTTCGGAGGCGCGCGATGTCGCCGCCCAGATCAAGAAACTCATCGCCGCGGGAACCCCCGCCCGCGAGATCGCCGTGCTCTACCGCATCAACGCGCAGTCGGCGGTGTTCGAGCAGGCGCTTTCCGATGCCGGCGTGGTCTACCAAGTCCGGGGCGGCGAAGGCTTTTTCACCCGGCCCGAAATCCGCGAGGCGATCAACGTGCTCGTCTCCGCCACCCGCCGCAACGACTTGCCCGACGACCCAGTGGCGGTGGCCAAGGCGGCGTTCGCGCCGCTGGGCCTGTCGGCCACCGAGCCAGAGGGCGCCCGCCAGCGCGAGCGGTGGCAGACACTCAACGCATTGGTGGAGCTCATCGCCGACATTGTCCGCACCGGCGAGGCCACCGACTTGCCCGGGGTGCTGGGGTCCCTGCGCCAGCGCGCGGAAGCGAAGCAGCCCCCGGCTGTCGACGGCGTGACGCTGGCCAGCCTCCACGCCGCGAAGGGCTTGGAGTGGGATGCGGTCTTCCTCGCCGGACTGGTGGAGAAGACCCTGCCGATCTCGCACGCCATCAAGGCCGGCGACGATCAGATCGAGGAGGAGCGCCGCTTGTTCTACGTGGGCATCACCCGTGCCCGCGAGCACCTACACCTGTCGTGGTCGCTGGCCCGGCAGGAGGGTGGCCGAGCTTCCCGCGAGCGCTCCCGCTTCCTCGACGGTATCGCCCCGCAGCTGGATGTGGAGGCCGCGCCAGAGCGGCTGAAACGCTCCAAGCGGTGCCGCGTGTGCGGCAATCAGCTCGCCACCCCGGCGGAGAAGAGCCTCGGCCGCCATGAGGACTGCGAACCGACCTACAATGAAGCCGCATTCTTGGCGCTGAAACAGTGGCGTCTCGAGGTCGCGCGCGAAGCTCAGCATCCGCCGTACATGGTGTTCACGGACGCGACGCTGCTCTCGGTTGTGGAGGCGATGCCCGCCAGCGAAGGCGAGCTGCTGGACATCTCCGGGATCGGGCCAGCCAAGCTCGAGCAGTACGGCGAGGACCTGCTCGCTGTGCTCGAGGATTATCGCTAG
- a CDS encoding TrkA family potassium uptake protein — MALSFGPRISFRSRLRGEELTALPDHALINVIRLPQAARSTPWALISRRFVYAILLVVIVAVIVWMDKDAYSEPLTFIDAVYYSAVSLSTTGYGDITPVTQSSRLVNIFIVTPLRVAFLMLLVGTTLSVLTEDSRRTLQLQRWRKTVRNHTIIIGYGTKGRSAVEALLADGMSPSNIVVIDASNEALVHAENRGLVCVHGNATKSDVLKIAGVSRARSVVVAPSSDDTAVLVTLSVREINPGVNIVASVREAENQHLLEQSGADSVVISSETAGRLLGIATSTPTVVAMMEDLLSPNAGFTVSERMVLDDEVGANPRHLADIVLGVVRSGELYRLDSPEAETVEPGDKLLYIRYAEETPDDLSEAARSQEDD, encoded by the coding sequence ATGGCGCTTTCGTTTGGTCCGCGGATTTCATTCCGCAGCAGGCTGCGCGGTGAGGAACTCACCGCGCTTCCTGACCATGCGCTCATCAACGTCATCCGCCTCCCGCAGGCGGCGCGGAGCACTCCGTGGGCGCTGATCAGCCGCCGCTTCGTGTACGCGATCCTCCTCGTGGTCATCGTCGCCGTGATCGTGTGGATGGATAAGGACGCGTACTCCGAGCCGTTGACATTCATCGACGCCGTGTACTACTCGGCCGTGTCGCTCTCGACCACCGGCTACGGCGATATTACCCCGGTGACTCAATCTTCCAGGTTGGTCAACATCTTCATTGTCACTCCGTTGCGCGTGGCGTTCCTGATGCTGCTCGTCGGCACAACGCTGTCCGTGCTCACGGAGGATTCCCGTAGGACGCTGCAACTTCAACGGTGGAGGAAAACCGTGCGCAACCACACCATCATCATCGGTTACGGCACCAAGGGCAGGTCCGCTGTCGAGGCATTGCTTGCCGACGGCATGTCGCCCTCCAATATCGTCGTCATCGATGCCAGCAACGAAGCCCTCGTCCACGCGGAGAACCGGGGGCTGGTGTGCGTCCACGGCAACGCCACCAAATCAGACGTGCTGAAGATTGCCGGTGTCAGCCGCGCCCGGTCCGTGGTGGTCGCACCGTCCTCGGATGACACCGCTGTGCTGGTCACGTTGTCGGTGCGCGAGATCAACCCGGGCGTGAACATCGTCGCTTCGGTGCGCGAAGCTGAGAACCAGCACCTGCTGGAGCAGTCGGGCGCGGACTCGGTGGTCATCTCCTCGGAAACAGCCGGACGCCTGCTCGGCATCGCAACCTCCACCCCGACCGTGGTGGCCATGATGGAGGACCTGCTCAGCCCCAACGCCGGATTCACGGTCTCCGAGCGTATGGTCCTCGACGACGAAGTGGGAGCGAACCCGCGCCACCTCGCCGACATCGTCTTGGGTGTGGTCCGCTCCGGCGAGCTCTACCGCCTCGATTCCCCGGAGGCGGAGACCGTCGAGCCGGGCGACAAGCTCCTGTACATCCGCTACGCCGAGGAGACCCCGGACGACCTGTCCGAGGCCGCCCGTTCGCAAGAGGATGATTAA
- a CDS encoding ATP-dependent helicase, which produces MGEKFMPTDQQAAVIGAEPGPLLVVAGAGAGKTETMASRVVWLVANGYVRPEEVLGLTFTRKAAQELGKRIRTRLEKLAVDEQVVRRLDPTGNLAESLTAIAPTVSTYDSYAGNLIREYGLLVPVEPDARLITDAELHSIAWEVVNDHGGKLLHGVAENPAIDTVVDTLLQLVTNMGNELFPHERIAEETEAFLDNLASLPRGKGQVETYNKTVQGWADHQQLRRAYADLALELGRELRERGVVTFNEQMSVAAQMAADHPGVGASQRDRFRVIMLDEYQDTSHAQRVLLRSLFGENRDDPSRHAHPLTVTVVGDPMQAIYGWRGATAANLAAFVDDFPLPDGSPAPKTQLTTSWRNPPEVLATANSVSAAVLGTPEGSQRAVEPLTSKPDAQPGVVELGFYATEDEEIAVVADMLAEDYHGRVDAGREVSSAALVRKNRHSAAIAEALEERGVPYEIVGTAGLLTVPEVADTVAVARMLVHPQDSAAALRILAGPACGLGLKDISALAGRAVNLAGERRANAVDELPADTDPRERLQVQLAELIENAENAVGENERSVGLGDAVADLGEPERYSPEGLLRLQALAAKLRALRTRSLGKRLPDLFDDLVATFGIRTEVLARPSQTGTVHLDKFAETVAAYPGADIEGFLSYLDLAAEHEDGLEPGSVSTSGDRVQILTAHKAKGLEWDTVAVVHADTQTYSVTTETFLSQVKHVPDDDYDVFSAAEDRSEFQKLSEEYKKAKKAELEEEAARLFYVAVTRAAERLMVTGSAIVPDRERQAEPYAHFRALRDVLMHPEGTPAAEVLHWWEGGESGEDAPTATREGLWPHYSAEPATVAAAETVRAARGELPALADGELYSLWERDTEALIEEHKAAERPAVPVVMPATLTASDIVALRADPEQFARRARRPVPFKPNAYAKRGTAFHEWIEGFFGARPLLDDDELPGNLEPDVDAETLARLKENFSASQWATRTPAHIEHPFEIDLGTSTVRGRIDAVFEDPDGWTIVDWKTGSKPQAAEMRAAKLQLAVYREAWRRIAADGKPIRAVFFYVRTGEDFSPTDLPERGELEGLLQRAAPASLES; this is translated from the coding sequence ATGGGCGAGAAATTCATGCCCACCGACCAGCAGGCCGCCGTCATCGGCGCCGAACCGGGCCCGTTGCTCGTTGTCGCCGGCGCCGGCGCCGGAAAGACCGAGACCATGGCCTCGCGCGTGGTGTGGCTCGTGGCCAACGGCTACGTCCGGCCCGAAGAAGTTCTCGGCCTGACCTTCACCAGGAAGGCTGCGCAGGAGCTGGGCAAGCGCATCCGCACCCGGCTGGAGAAGCTCGCGGTCGACGAGCAAGTGGTCCGCCGCCTTGACCCGACGGGGAATCTAGCGGAATCGTTGACCGCGATCGCGCCGACGGTGTCCACCTACGACTCCTACGCGGGCAACCTGATCCGCGAATACGGCCTACTCGTGCCCGTCGAGCCGGATGCGCGCCTGATCACCGACGCAGAGCTCCACTCGATCGCCTGGGAGGTGGTCAACGACCACGGCGGCAAGCTGCTCCACGGGGTGGCCGAAAACCCGGCCATAGACACGGTGGTGGACACTCTGCTGCAGCTGGTCACCAACATGGGCAACGAGCTCTTCCCGCACGAACGCATCGCGGAGGAAACCGAGGCGTTCCTGGACAACCTGGCTAGCCTCCCGCGCGGTAAAGGGCAGGTAGAGACTTACAACAAGACGGTGCAGGGGTGGGCCGACCACCAGCAGCTCCGCCGCGCCTACGCGGATCTTGCCCTGGAGCTCGGCCGCGAACTACGCGAGCGCGGCGTGGTCACCTTCAACGAGCAGATGTCCGTGGCGGCGCAGATGGCCGCCGACCATCCGGGTGTGGGCGCCTCCCAGCGGGACCGTTTCCGCGTGATCATGCTCGACGAATACCAGGACACCTCCCACGCCCAGCGCGTGCTGCTGCGCAGCCTGTTCGGGGAGAACCGGGACGACCCGTCCCGCCACGCCCACCCGCTCACCGTCACCGTGGTGGGCGACCCGATGCAAGCCATTTACGGCTGGCGCGGAGCCACCGCTGCGAACTTGGCCGCCTTCGTCGACGACTTCCCGCTGCCGGACGGTTCTCCCGCACCGAAGACGCAGTTGACCACCTCGTGGCGCAATCCGCCGGAGGTGCTGGCCACAGCAAATTCTGTTTCCGCCGCGGTGTTGGGCACCCCGGAGGGCAGTCAGCGCGCCGTGGAGCCGCTGACCTCGAAACCCGACGCGCAGCCGGGCGTCGTCGAGCTGGGTTTCTACGCCACCGAGGACGAGGAGATAGCCGTCGTCGCCGACATGCTGGCCGAGGATTATCACGGGCGCGTCGACGCTGGCAGGGAAGTCTCCTCGGCTGCGCTGGTGCGCAAGAACAGGCATTCCGCGGCCATCGCAGAGGCTCTGGAGGAGCGCGGCGTGCCCTACGAGATCGTGGGCACCGCCGGTCTGCTCACCGTGCCCGAAGTGGCGGACACTGTCGCGGTGGCGCGCATGCTTGTGCACCCGCAGGACTCGGCCGCCGCGTTGCGCATCCTCGCCGGCCCCGCGTGCGGTCTGGGTTTGAAGGACATTTCCGCGCTGGCCGGCCGTGCGGTGAATCTGGCCGGCGAGCGGCGTGCGAATGCCGTCGACGAGCTGCCCGCGGACACCGACCCGCGCGAGCGCCTGCAGGTGCAGCTGGCGGAGCTGATCGAGAACGCCGAGAACGCGGTGGGGGAGAACGAGCGCAGCGTGGGCCTCGGCGACGCGGTGGCCGATCTGGGTGAGCCCGAGCGCTATTCACCGGAGGGGCTGCTGCGCTTGCAAGCCCTGGCCGCGAAGCTGCGCGCCCTGCGCACCCGCAGTCTGGGCAAACGCCTGCCGGACCTGTTCGACGACCTCGTGGCCACCTTCGGCATCCGCACCGAAGTCCTTGCGCGCCCGTCGCAGACGGGCACCGTCCACCTGGATAAATTCGCAGAGACCGTCGCCGCCTACCCGGGCGCCGATATTGAGGGCTTCCTGTCCTACCTGGACTTGGCCGCCGAGCATGAGGACGGCCTCGAACCCGGTTCCGTGAGCACCAGCGGCGACCGGGTGCAGATCCTCACCGCTCACAAAGCGAAGGGCCTGGAGTGGGACACTGTCGCCGTTGTGCACGCGGACACCCAGACCTACAGCGTCACCACCGAGACTTTTCTCAGCCAGGTCAAGCACGTCCCAGACGATGATTACGACGTGTTTAGTGCCGCTGAAGACCGCTCCGAATTCCAGAAGCTCTCCGAAGAGTACAAAAAGGCCAAGAAGGCCGAGCTCGAGGAAGAAGCGGCACGCTTGTTCTACGTCGCGGTTACCCGCGCGGCAGAAAGGCTCATGGTCACCGGCTCCGCCATCGTGCCTGACCGTGAAAGGCAGGCCGAGCCCTACGCGCACTTCCGTGCCCTGCGCGACGTGCTCATGCACCCCGAAGGCACACCCGCGGCGGAGGTCCTGCACTGGTGGGAGGGCGGCGAGTCCGGGGAGGACGCACCGACTGCGACCCGCGAAGGCCTGTGGCCCCACTACTCGGCCGAGCCCGCGACAGTGGCAGCGGCAGAGACGGTCCGCGCCGCACGCGGAGAACTGCCCGCGCTGGCGGACGGTGAGCTGTACTCCCTGTGGGAGCGCGACACAGAGGCACTCATCGAGGAGCACAAAGCCGCGGAGCGGCCCGCTGTGCCCGTGGTCATGCCGGCCACGCTGACCGCCTCCGACATCGTCGCCTTGCGTGCTGACCCGGAGCAGTTCGCCCGCCGCGCGCGCCGCCCGGTGCCGTTCAAACCGAACGCCTACGCCAAGCGCGGCACCGCCTTCCACGAATGGATCGAGGGGTTCTTCGGGGCGCGTCCCCTGCTGGACGACGATGAGCTGCCCGGCAACCTCGAGCCGGACGTGGATGCCGAGACCCTGGCGCGGCTGAAGGAGAATTTCTCCGCCAGCCAGTGGGCCACCCGCACTCCCGCCCACATCGAGCACCCCTTTGAAATCGATCTGGGGACATCCACGGTGCGTGGGCGCATCGACGCCGTTTTCGAGGACCCCGACGGGTGGACCATCGTGGACTGGAAGACCGGCAGCAAGCCCCAGGCGGCGGAGATGCGCGCAGCGAAACTGCAGCTAGCGGTCTACCGCGAGGCGTGGCGCCGCATCGCCGCCGACGGCAAGCCCATTCGCGCCGTCTTCTTCTACGTCCGCACCGGTGAGGACTTCTCGCCCACTGACCTGCCTGAACGCGGGGAGCTGGAGGGCTTGCTGCAACGAGCGGCTCCGGCCAGTTTAGAGTCGTGA